Proteins from one Vicia villosa cultivar HV-30 ecotype Madison, WI unplaced genomic scaffold, Vvil1.0 ctg.003777F_1_1, whole genome shotgun sequence genomic window:
- the LOC131641482 gene encoding uncharacterized protein LOC131641482, with protein MSRIDRILVSVNMMNNWGIIGQMFGERDISDHCLVWLVSDNANWGPKPFKFNNDWFSLESFMPFVEKEWKSLHIEGRDLEVEEGVRELNLADLKLEGNDDDSFEENLVRRKEASCRIWRNLRLKENMLLQKARLKWMKEGDANSGFYHKVMKEKRNFNHLGPIYVEGGTMESVDKVRE; from the exons ATGAGTAGAATTGATAGAATCTTGGTCTCGGTTAATATGATGAATAACTGGGGGATTATTGGTCAAATGTTTGGTGAGAGGGATATTTCAGATCATTGTCTGGTGTGGCTAGTGTCGGACAATGctaattggggtcctaaaccgttCAAATTCAACAACGATTGGTTTTCTCTTGAGTCCTTTATGCCTTTTGTTGAGAAAGAATGGAAAAGTTTACATATAGAAGGAAGAG ATTTGGAGGTGGAGGAGGGGGTTCGGGAGCTTAATTTGGCCGACTTGAAGTTAGAAGGGAATGACGATGATTCTTTTGAGGAGAATTTGGTTAGGAGGAAAGAAGCTTCATGTCGAATTTGGAGAAACTTGAGACTAAAAGAAAATATGCTTCTTCAAAAGGCTAGACTTAAGTGGATGAAAGAGGGAGACGCTAATAGTGGTTTTTACCAcaaagtgatgaaagaaaaaaggaatTTCAACCATTTAGGTCCTATTTATGTGGAAGGCGGTACAATGGAGTCGGTCGATAAGGTGAGAGAGTAG
- the LOC131641484 gene encoding uncharacterized protein LOC131641484, translating to MAATQTEDYVPLKLVVNKESNKVIFAEAGKDFVDVLFSFLTFPLGTIARLVQKESNMEPVTIGCMSKLYQSVADLDKECMTKETIKEMLLQPSYSLEDYCSSLKLNIDDTQPTKYYICRDIHYCYSPYVLSTAKICGGCGIHLDPALIMDRQFCYGFVKDGATFVITDDLRVMPNSTDITSFNMLQSLGIQNTSSLKDMTVNVTKEKVLDLLKCSFISKSALTDSFLVMKPSIERSPTIVSCGIKGTDNRQISMKLVIRKSDGKIQYAEVGEYFVTFLLSFLTFPLGGVARLFKGNCSIGSIDALYGSILDLDEYKYFVTEEAKNRIVDPHLAPQFELGKHILPIRQSRSMFYLHDDDYISCDIKAYFDEITDIKPVCLTKFVQGYVKGPRTYIVTDDLVVTESSPTSVLHLINQSQTSLNDLKDKVINIGVNEGLSILKASLTSTSALTSAFGYLVTEAQER from the exons ATGGCTGCTACTCAAACAGAGGATTATGTGCCTTTGAAACTTGTGGTGAATAAAGAGAGTAACAAAGTAATATTTGCTGAAGCAGGGAAGGACTTTGTTGATGTTCTCTTTAGCTTCTTAACATTTCCATTAGGAACAATTGCAAGACTTGTTCAAAAAGAATCAAACATGGAACCAGTTACAATTGGCTGTATGAGCAAACTCTACCAAAGTGTGGCTGATCTTGACAAAGAGTGTATGACAAAAGAGACAATCAAAGAAATGTTATTGCAACCAAGTTACTCATTGGAAGATTATTGCAGCTCTCTTAAACTCAACATTGATGACACTCAGCCCACAAAGTACTACATCTGTAGGGATATTCACTATTGTTATAGCCCTTATGTTCTGAGCACTGCCAAAATATGTGGGGGGTGTGGTATTCATCTGGACCCTGCTTTGATTATGGATAGGCAATTCTGCTATGGATTTGTTAAAGATGGTGCAACTTTTGTTATTACCGATGATCTAAGGGTCATGCCAAACTCCACGGATATTACAAGCTTTAATATGCTCCAGAGTCTCGGAATACAAAACACTAGTTCGCTGAAGGACATGACTGTCAATGTCACAAAGGAAAAG GTATTGGATCTACTGAAGTGTTCTTTTATTTCAAAGTCAGCTCTGACCGATTCATTTTTAGTAATGAAACCTTCTATTGAAAGATCACCAACCATTGTCTCTTGTGGCATTAAAGGCACAGATAATCGTCAAATATCAATGAAACTAGTTATAAGAAAATCGGATGGGAAAATACAATATGCTGAAGTGGGTGAATATTTTGTAACTTTCCTCTTAAGTTTTCTCACATTTCCATTGGGAGGAGTTGCACGACTGTTTAAAGGAAACTGTTCCATAGGCAGTATCGATGCTTTGTACGGTAGCATACTTGATTTAGATGAATACAAATATTTTGTGACTGAAGAAGCTAAGAATAGGATTGTTGATCCTCATTTGGCCCCTCAGTTTGAACTAGGCAAACATATTTTACCAATTCGTCAGTCACGTTCAATGTTTTATTTACATGACGATGATTACATTAGTTGTGATATCAAAGCTTACTTTGATGAAATAACTGATATAAAACCTGTTTGTTTAACAAAGTTTGTTCAAGGTTATGTCAAGGGACCAAGAACTTACATTGTTACAGATGACTTGGTTGTAACAGAATCGTCTCCGACTTCTGTTTTACATTTAATCAATCAATCTCAAACTTCTCTTAATGACTTGAAAGACAAGGTTATCAATATTGGTGTTAATGAG GGTTTGAGTATATTGAAGGCTTCTTTAACTTCAACATCAGCTTTAACTAGTGCTTTTGGATATTTGGTAACCGAAGCTCAAGAGAGGTAA
- the LOC131641483 gene encoding uncharacterized protein LOC131641483, with protein MEPEESRPFLDGIPFKSITVEMSAEIERPFTKNEIREAISKCGVDKSTECFCAERQFLDGVLVANEVVDYARKEGKNGLLFKVDFEKAYDKVNWNFLRYMMNSMGFGRRWLLWMDLLVFNSNMSVPVNRSPTKEFGVGRGLRQGDPLSPFLFVLVTGGFSGIVGRSIEVGEFCRFDMKRSCWVDLLQFADDTLIVGEGTWKHVWAIKEILRAFEIVSGLGINYHKSKLIGINAQYGDLSSLVYSEGNCTKYSSFSNWWRDIVYIGNFFSRDPIVKCYLFYVHNGYTTPFWESCWLSEEALKNVFPELFEASCLKGVSVGPKGRNGADAVSWTFGIDTTFTVASCYQFNLMDFIPYGPVNKHDEAFGILWKAEVPFKIKAFGWRLFLDRLPTKELLMYRGIPISLDNLKCVFCGFCVENRNHSFLRVIW; from the exons ATGGAACCGGAGGAAAGTAGGCCATTCTTGGATGGTATACCTTTCAAGAGTATTACGGTTGAGATGTCGGCGGAGATTGAAAGACCCTTTACGAAGAATGAAATTAGGGAGGCAATTTCGAAATGTGGAGTTGATAAAAGCACGG AGTGCTTTTGTGCCGAAAGACAATTTTTGGATGGTGTGTTGGTGGCTAACGAAGTCGTGGATTATGCAAGAAAGGAGGGTAAGAATGGTTTGTTATTTAAAGTGGATTTCGAGAAGGCCTATGATAAGGTTAATTGGAATTTTTTGCGTTATATGATGAATAGCATGGGGTTTGGTAGGAGATGGTTATTATGGATGGACTTGTTGGTGTTTAATAGTAATATGTCGGTGCCTGTGAACAGGAGCCCCACTAAAGAATTCGGTGTTGGAAGAGggttgagacaaggagatcctctttctccttttctctttgttttggtGACGGGAGGTTTTTCGGGGATTGTGGGAAGATCTATTGAAGTAGGGGAATTTTGTAGATTTGATATGAAAAGATCGTGTTGGGTGGATTtgttacaatttgcggatgatactttaATTGTGGGGGAGGGGACTTGGAAGCATGTGTGGGCGATTAAGGAGATTCTTAGAGCTTTTGAAATTGTTTCGGGTCTTGGCATAAACTATCACAAGAGCAAGTTGATTGGAATAAAT GCCCAGTACGGGGATTTATCTTCTCTTGTATATAGTGAAGGTAATTGCACAAAATACTCTTCTTTTTCTAATTGGTGGAGGGATATTGTTTATATTGGAAATTTTTTTTCTAGGGACCCCATTGTTAAGTGTTATCTTTTTTATGTTCATAATGGGTATACAACACCTTTTTGGGAATCTTGTTGGTTGAGTGAAGAGGCTTTGAAGAATGTTTTTCCGGAATTATTTGAAGCTTCTTGCCTTAAAGGAGTTTCGGTTGGGCCGAAGGGAAGAAATGGGGCGGATGCGGTTTCATGGACTTTTGGTATTGACACGACGTTCACAGTGGCTTCGTGCTACCAATTTAACTTGATGGATTTTATTCCTTATGGTCCTGTTAACAAGCATGATGAGGCGTTTGGCATCCTTTGGAAAGCGGAGGTGCCTTTCAAAATAAAGGCATTTGGATGGAGACTATTTCTTGATAGACTTCCCACTAAGGAGCTTTTGATGTATAGAGGTATTCCTATTTCTTTAGATAATCTtaagtgtgttttttgtggttTTTGTGTAGAAAATAGGAACCACTCTTTTTTGCGTGTAATATGGTGA